Genomic DNA from Thermobifida alba:
TCGTCGCCGGCGGCCCCGACGCCGCCGCGCTGCGTACCGACCCCGAGGCGGTGCGGCTGCACCGGATCGCCCGCGAGACGGGCGTGGCCGACCGGGTGCGCTTCCTGGGCCGGGTGGCCCGCGAGGACGTCCCGGCCCTGCTGCGCTCCGCCGACGCCGCCGTCAACGTCCCCTGGTACGAGCCGTTCGGGATGAGCACCGTGGAGGCGATGGCCTGCGGCGTCCCCGTGGTCGCCTCCGACGTCGGCGGCCACCGCGACACCGTGGTGCACGAGGTCACCGGACTGCTCGTGCCGCCCCGCGACCCGGGCGCGCTCGGCGCGCACCTGCGGTTCCTGCTCGGCGACGTCGTCGCCGCCGAGAGCTACGGCATCGCCGGGGCGGACCGGGTCGCGGCCCGGTTCTCCTGGGAGGCCGTGGCCCGCGGCACCGAGGAGTGCTACACCGAGGCGCTGCGCCTGGCCGGCCGCCCCCTCCTCGTCCCCGAGCAGGCGCCGTCGCGCCCCCACGCCCTGGCCGCGCCCAACAGTCCGGGAGGGGAGTAGCCATGCACGCCCGCCTGGCGGAACTGCGGGAGGCCCTGGCGGCCACCGACGCCGCACGGGTCGAGGAGTGGGGGCGCACCGCCGCCGCCGCGCTCAGCTCCGGCCGCCGCCTCTTCGCCTGCGGCAACGGGGGCAGCGCCGCCGAAGCCCAGCACCTCACCGCGGAGCTGACCGGCCGGTTCGAGGGCGAGCGCCGGCCCCTGTCGGCCATCGCCCTGCACGCCGAGACCTCCAGCCTCACCGCCATCGCCAACGACTACGGCTACCGGCAGGTCTACGCCCGGCAGCTGCGCGCCCACGCCCGCCCCGGCGACCTGCTGGTGTGCCTGTCCACCAGCGGCGCCAGCGCCAACGTCATCGCGGCGGCGCTGGCCGCCCGGGAACTCGGTGTCACCTGCTGGGCGCTGACCGGGGCCGCGCCCAGCGCGCTGGCCGCCGCCAGCGACGAGGCCGTGGCGGTGCCCGCCGCCCGCGCCGCCACCGTCCAGGAGGTCCACCTCGCCCTCGTCCACCTGTTCTGCGAGACCGTGGACGCGGCCCTGGCCCCCGCCGGGCCGCTGGCCCGGGTCGCGGGCAACGGCGACGGGGAGGCGTACCGGTGACGGCGCGGACCGGGCCGCTGGTGGTGGTCGGCGACGCCCTGCTCGACGTGGACCTGGACGGCACCTCCCGGCGCGACTGCCCGGACGCGCCCGGCGCGCCCGTGGTGGAGGACGCCCGCGCCCGGCACCGCCCCGGCGGGGCCGCCCTGGCCGCGTGGTGCGCCGCCCGGCACCACCGCCCCGTGGTGCTGGTCACCGCGCTCGGCCGCGACGCCGCCGGGCAGCGCCTCGCCGCACTGCTGGACGACGCGGTGGCCGTGGTGGCCCTGCCCCTGCTGGGACGCACCCCCGTCAAGACCCGCGTCCGCGCCGACGGGCGCACCGTGGCGCGCCTCGACGAGGGGGCGGGCCGCGCCGCGCCCCCCGCCGCGGCCGACCGGCTCGCCGAGGCCGTCGACGGCGCGGCGGCGGTCCTGGTCTCCGACTACGGCCGCGGCCTCGCCGACCTCGCCGGGGTGCGCGGCCTGCTCGCCGGCCTCGCCGGGACCGTGCCGGTCGTGTGGGACCCGCACCCGCGCGGCGGCCCCCCGGTGCCCGGGACGCGGCTGGCCACGCCCAACGCGGCCGAGGCGCGGGCCGGCGGCGTGCCCGCCGCCGCGCGCCGGGCGGCACGGCTGGCGCGGCACTGGCGGTGCGACTCGGTGGCGGTCACCCTCGGCGCGCGCGGCGCGGTGTGGGCGGACGCGCGGGGCGGCGTCCGGCACGTGCCCGCCGACCCGCTGCCCGGCGCGGGCGACGTCTGCGGCGCGGGTGACGCCTTCGCCGCGCACGCCGCCGCCGCCCTGGCCGACGGCCACCCCGCGGACCGGGCCGTGGCGCGGGCCGTGGCCGCGGCCACCGGGTTCGTGCGCGCGGGCGGCGCGGCCGCCGTCGGCCGCACCGGAACCGGCCGGACGCCCGCCGCGCCGACGGCGGTGCCCGGCGGCGACGCGCTGGCCGTGGCCGAGGAGACCCGCGCCCGGGGCGGGCGCGTCGTCGCCGCGGGCGGCTGCTTCGACGTGCTGCACGCCGGACACGTCAGCCTGCTGCGCCGGGCCCGCTCCCTGGGCGACTGCCTCGTCGTCTGCCTCAACGGCGACGCCTCGGTGCGCGCCCTGAAGGGGCCGGGCCGTCCCCTGGTCGGCCAGCACGACCGCGCGCACGTGCTGTCGGCGCTGGAGTGCGTGGACGCGGTGTGGGTCTTCGACGAGCCGACCCCGCTGGCGGCGCTGGAGCGCCTCCGCCCCGACGTGTGGGTCAAGGGCGGCGACTACACCGCCGACGACCTGCCCGAGACCCCGGTGGTGCGCCGCCACGGCGGCGAGGTGGTGTGCCTGCCGCTGCTGCCGGGACGCTCCACCACCGGACTGGTGCAGGCCGTGCGCGCCGCGCCCGGCTGACGCACCGCCCCGCCGACCGACGACCGACAGAAGGGAAACGCGATGCGCCCGTTGGGAAACACGCTGATCACCGGGGGCGCCTCCGGTCTGGGGGCGGCCGTGGCCGAGGCGGTGGAGGCCGCGGGCGGCACCCCGCTGGTGCTGGACCGCCACCACCCCGGCCGGGACTGGCCGTTCGCCAAGGCCGACCTGGTGGACCGGGAGGCCGCCGAACGCGCCGTGGCGGAGCTGGCGGAGCAGGCGGGGGGAAGGGTCGACGCCGTGGTCAACGCCGCCGGGACCGACGCCTGCGGACGCCTGGAGGACGTGCCCGCCGACGACTGGGAGCGGGTGGTCCGCGTCAACCTGCTCGGCACCGCCGCGGTGGTGCGCGCCGCGCTGCCGCACCTGCGCGCCAGCGGCGGCACCGTCGTCAACTGCGCGTCCACGCTGGGGCTGCGCGCCCTCAGCGACGCCTCCGCCTACTGCGCCTCCAAGTTCGGGGTGGTCGGGTTCACCCGGGCGCTCGCCGCGGAACTCGCCGGGCAGGTCGGCGTGACCCTGCTGGTGCCCGGCGGCATGGACACCGCGTTCTTCGACGGCCGCAGCGAACAGTACCGGCCCGGCCCCGACGCGAAGCTCAACCCGCCCGGGCACGTGGCGCGCGCCGTGCTGTTCGCGCTGCGCCAGCCGCCCGGCTGCGAGGTCCGCGAACTCGTCGTCTGCCCCTCCGAGGAGACGTCCTGGCCCTGATCGGACGGGGCCGGGCCCGGCCGCACCCGGTCGGCCCCGGCCCGCCGCCAACAGAGGAGACCGCTATGGCCCGAGGGCAGCGACCCGTCGCCCTGGTGACGGGCGGAGCCGGATTCATCGGCTCCCACCTGTGCGAACGACTGTCGGACGAGGGCATGGACGTGGTGTGCGCGGACAACTTCGCCACCGGCAGCGCCGCCAACGTCGTCCACCTGCTCGACCGTCCCGGCTTCCGCCTGGTCGAGGCGGACCTGACCGAACCGCTGGACCTGGACGGACCCTTCGGCTACGTGTTCCACCTGGCGTCGGCGGCCTCGCCCCGCGACTACCTGCGGCTGCCGGTGGAGACCCTGGAGGCGGGCAGTCTCGGCACCCGCAACGCCCTGGCGCTCGCCGAGGCGCACGGCGCCCGGTTCGTCCTCGCCTCCACCAGCGAGGTCTACGGCGACCCGCTGGAGTACCCGCAGCGCGAGGACTACTGGGGCAACGTCAACCCGGTGGGCCCGCGCAGCGTCTACGACGAGGCCAAACGCTACGCCGAGTCGCTGACGATGGCCTTCCGCCGCGCGCGCGGCACCGACGTGGGCATCGCGCGGATCTTCAACAGCTACGGGCCCCGGCTGCGCCCCGGCGACGGCCGTGTCGTGCCCACCTTCATCCGCCAGGCCCTCGACGGGGAGCCGCTCACCGTCGCCGGGGACGGCCGCCAGACCCGGTCGGTGTGCTACGTGGACGACACCGTGGCGGGACTGCTGGCGCTGGCCCGCAGCGACCTGACCGGCCCGGTCAACATCGGCAGCGACGAGGAGCTGTCGGTGCTGGCGCTGGCCCGTCTGGTCCGGGAGATCACCGGCTCGGACTCGCCGGTCGTCTTCGTGGACCGCCCCGTCGACGACCCGCGGTTCCGCCGCCCCGACATCACCCTGGCCGCCGAACGCCTCGGCTGGCGGCCCCGGGTGCTGCTGGAGGAAGGGCTGCGCCGCACCATCAACTACTTC
This window encodes:
- a CDS encoding PfkB family carbohydrate kinase; the encoded protein is MTARTGPLVVVGDALLDVDLDGTSRRDCPDAPGAPVVEDARARHRPGGAALAAWCAARHHRPVVLVTALGRDAAGQRLAALLDDAVAVVALPLLGRTPVKTRVRADGRTVARLDEGAGRAAPPAAADRLAEAVDGAAAVLVSDYGRGLADLAGVRGLLAGLAGTVPVVWDPHPRGGPPVPGTRLATPNAAEARAGGVPAAARRAARLARHWRCDSVAVTLGARGAVWADARGGVRHVPADPLPGAGDVCGAGDAFAAHAAAALADGHPADRAVARAVAAATGFVRAGGAAAVGRTGTGRTPAAPTAVPGGDALAVAEETRARGGRVVAAGGCFDVLHAGHVSLLRRARSLGDCLVVCLNGDASVRALKGPGRPLVGQHDRAHVLSALECVDAVWVFDEPTPLAALERLRPDVWVKGGDYTADDLPETPVVRRHGGEVVCLPLLPGRSTTGLVQAVRAAPG
- a CDS encoding SDR family oxidoreductase; translated protein: MRPLGNTLITGGASGLGAAVAEAVEAAGGTPLVLDRHHPGRDWPFAKADLVDREAAERAVAELAEQAGGRVDAVVNAAGTDACGRLEDVPADDWERVVRVNLLGTAAVVRAALPHLRASGGTVVNCASTLGLRALSDASAYCASKFGVVGFTRALAAELAGQVGVTLLVPGGMDTAFFDGRSEQYRPGPDAKLNPPGHVARAVLFALRQPPGCEVRELVVCPSEETSWP
- a CDS encoding D-sedoheptulose-7-phosphate isomerase — protein: MHARLAELREALAATDAARVEEWGRTAAAALSSGRRLFACGNGGSAAEAQHLTAELTGRFEGERRPLSAIALHAETSSLTAIANDYGYRQVYARQLRAHARPGDLLVCLSTSGASANVIAAALAARELGVTCWALTGAAPSALAAASDEAVAVPAARAATVQEVHLALVHLFCETVDAALAPAGPLARVAGNGDGEAYR
- a CDS encoding UDP-glucuronic acid decarboxylase family protein, translated to MARGQRPVALVTGGAGFIGSHLCERLSDEGMDVVCADNFATGSAANVVHLLDRPGFRLVEADLTEPLDLDGPFGYVFHLASAASPRDYLRLPVETLEAGSLGTRNALALAEAHGARFVLASTSEVYGDPLEYPQREDYWGNVNPVGPRSVYDEAKRYAESLTMAFRRARGTDVGIARIFNSYGPRLRPGDGRVVPTFIRQALDGEPLTVAGDGRQTRSVCYVDDTVAGLLALARSDLTGPVNIGSDEELSVLALARLVREITGSDSPVVFVDRPVDDPRFRRPDITLAAERLGWRPRVLLEEGLRRTINYFRAQRGLPPVSEWVVPAN